TTCCCATTCCGTTGTTATTATCCATTTTCTATTCTCTTCACTTTCCAGCAACTGCTCTTCCATGGATTCAGCTCTACAACTATATGCAGCAGCAGTTATGATTTCAATCGAACTGTAGATACCAACAAATAGTTTCTTCGTATCAGGTGTCACATCTGTAGTCCCTTTCATTTGTTTAAAATTGTGTtatacaattaataatataatgttATTTGTTAGACCACCAGTCAATGCTCCACATAGATAAGGTTTATTTAATCCAGATGATCCAATCACGCTTAAACAAATCTTTGAAGATGGTCCCCAAATCACGATGTTTAGTGTCGTATCTGTGTAGCGGGCCGGCAACATAggaaagaaattataatttatttcaacaGACATAACAAGGAACTAAATAAAACACATGAGAAACTAGATAATAAATTTGAAGCAACCTTCATCCATAACAAGAATAAATAGTTGTTGCAAATGCATTATATTCATCTGTTATGTATACGAAAATTCGTTCATCATGGTCGGGTTGATATCTCAAAAGGTCACCACTCAACTTGAAAAATTCATCTAGTAAAGTCATTCAACTTTGTTATGAATCAATAAAATCGCTCTTAAGCCTTTGTTTCGATAAAATCAGTCAACTAAATATGTTATGCAGAAAAACCAGTCATTATTAAATAACATTCATTGGTGAATACTTGAAtgcatattaattatattaatgaaGTCAGTCCACTGCTCCTTGGAAAGAGTTTTCCGTGCCTTACACGATAGTATATAAAAATTCTGCTAATGCGTGTACTcaaaatcaagttaaaattatatataagcAAATGTGGCTCtcgattttatcttattttattgaatttgtcTCCTTTAATTATTCTCTTCTGGTGATCTCTTTTCTGATACCCTCTTCTTAGCCTTTATTGCCTGCAACAATGAGTGAAACAATACATAAGTAGAGTTAAAGgatcaaaatatgaatagtaGGAGAAACAAATAAAAGTAGACATGTTTTTGCTAATCAGTGAAACCTAGTATGAGGGAAAAACTAGTTGCTTGTATTGCAGAACCAACTAATAGTCCAATCCAAAGGCCTGTTGCTTTCAGATTTACAACGAAACACAGTATAGAAGCAACTGGGATACTGTGTTAAAACTAGTTGCTTGTATACTGTGTTTCACATTTGTAGTCTTAAAAGACATAGCAAGGAAGCATAAATTATGTGATGTTTCTAaagtttttaagaaaaaagcatGAATATTGAACTAACCTCGCAACAACTACCAATCCAAATGGAATAAAAAAGTACAATGAAGAAATCATTAAGCtgacaaaacaaaataaaaggatCAGTACTATACACAAACGACGAATTGAGCATAAAATACGTAATCATGAACTGTTGCATACATACATACCATATTGATAGTACTGATGTTTCAAGTTTTGGATTTGGTAAAAGTCCGGATAGTAAAATGAGCACCTCAAATGACCACCATTTTAGGCTCTGATGATTCCCGTTGCACAAAAACATATCAAgataaatcaatcaaaattgtGATAAGACTACTTAAACAACAAAAAAGGTTCCTGTTACCAAACCATTAAAGCGGATGGAGTTGCATAACGGAAGAATTGTCCGACAGCAGAGAAGGCATCTTTATTCAGAGTAGGTCTGAGTCCTCTCACAAGAACTCGATCGACCTATGTAAAACACAAGTAATGCTACAAAAATCCAGATTGAAAAACTAAAGGCTAAAGCTGCACCTGATTTTCCTAGTCCTAAGTGAAATATGAAAAGCCAGGATAGAGATATGTGGAGACATGACCTTACGAGCATTGAAAGAATCAAACTTTGGATCTGTAAATATCTGAATAGGGGCTTAAGAATTGCCAAGTACAGCTTTCATCTTAGTTTTTATGACATTCAATCTATAATAATCACATGTGCAATTCTACATTCAAAGCCGTGTGTTGTTACCTATTGTTCTTCACATAACTGAAAGAGCTGGAGTTGTGACAAACTGCAtatattgcaaaaaaaaaaaaggaagcaaCACAACTTTCAACAATGTTAAAAGGGCATTTCATTTATTCAGGAAAAGATCCCCATCAATATTTTTTACAGTAAAGCATCAAATGCATAAATTTACCGATTTTATAACTTCTATTCAATACTCCAGAATAGATAGGAGCTAATTACAGTCTACAAAAACTCGGAAGGCGAAGGAGCATCTGGCTTCCCACTATCACTCAAGCCCCCTGGGTGCTGCAAGTTCTGCAAAACTTGTGCTGACAACGGCCCCAAACCACCCCCTAATCCATCATTTGCCGAGCCAAAAAATTGACAGACCAGCCGAGCCATGATACCAAGCAAATTTGTTTGGTTCTGGCAAGCATCAGCATGCATTTGCATCATCTGCTTTTCATGGTCAATCTGCATATTCACCAAACGCTGCCTCCACTCCAGTTCTTCCTCTTGCCATTTCTCCTCCAACTTCATTCTTTGTCTCTTCTCCTCATCAAATTCCCTCTCTAACCTCAACCTTTTCTCACACTCCCTCTTAGCCCACCTCATTTGTCTTTCTTCCAACATCAATCCTTTCATCTCTATATCCTCATTCCTCTCATCATCTCTTCTTTCCCTGCAAAGTtccatttttttccttctttcttctctctCCAACATACCCTTCTCCCTACTCCACTCCCTCTCCCTCCTCTTCTCTTCCCTCCTCATCAAGACATCCCTCAACTCTAAAACTTGCCCACCCACCATCCTAATCCTTCTACCACAAAACccttttcttattttccttCCACGCATCCAAACAATATCCTCAATTTCCTCTCCCTCCCCACTTCCATCCACATCATGACCCAACTCaccatcttcatcatcatcctcCAATTCCTCGCTATCGATCCCAAATCCCAAACCCAATACACCATCATCACCATAAAGctcaatcatatcattattgGGGACATTTTCTTTGATATCCAATTCAACATCCCCAAACACTTCCTTGTACTTCAAGAAATTTTCCCAGTGATTCTCTCCATCTTTCCAGCTGAACTCGTTGCTTGATGTTCTGATTTTCTGCTTGACACCCAGATACTGATGTCGCATGttttgaactttgatggatacGTCACGCCATGACCATTTGAAAGGGAAGTGAAGTGGGTCTTGCAGGTGATGTACGGTATTGACATGGTCAGCAATGGGTTTGAATTTTTTCTCTCTGGTTTTGAGCTTCGCTAAGATGCCGGAGTTAAGGAGGTCTGAGTACTTAGTGAGCAGAGTTTGTTCTTCCACTTCAGACCATTTCTTGCgcttcatcttcttcttgaTCCTCACTTTTCGGGTTCAGAGTTAGGGTTACGCTTACATTCGGGTCATTTTGTTGGACAATCCCTAGATTTGAGGAAGGTGAACTCTACACTTTTGGGTCGTCCTACACACTTGCTATATTGTCtaaatttatatcatatattatttttattttaaaaaattatatatatttttatttagtaatattactaatattttttacCTAAATTGTGTCTCATTTTATTTGGCAAAAGattcataatatatatgtattttgttttgttatgaCAAGGAAAATTTGCTATTAATATACTCACAAATTATATAGAAGAGTTTGACATAAAAGGCAAATCTCTTGCTTTTACGAAAAGAAGTATCAAACTTGAGACATTCAACATGAAAGTTCTCTACTGTATCAAAATTATATCTCATAAATTAAGAGAAGaaatataatatgattaataatttactatgtaatatttgttagtttataatataatttgatttaatatagaggtaaaatgataattcaattatGCATTTTGAAacttcatataaaatataatcaatCTAAGAATATGAGTGATTTAATTCATCAACTATAAACATGTTctctccgtttcaatttgtttgttttgcTTCTAATTCAAATTTTCCCCTTGACATTTTTGAACCGCTTTAAACCGCAGGATTAAAAGATAAATTGCCAATTATCATTAACTAAGGTAGATTGGTATAAATAACTAATGCCAGACGCCAGTACGTTTTTCGTAAAGCCTCAGAGAGACATAACAAGGAACTCAATAGAACacttgaaaaactaagaaaatcaCAAGGATAAGTATTTGTTGCAAatacattattttcatttactatgTATACGAAAATTCATCCATCACTATCAACtgtaaattcaacatcataccctATCTGTGACGATACAAAGGAGAGACATTCACTTAACCTATTCCCTTCGCTATTATTTTCCTCCACCGATTACAAGTTAATACCGTGGCACAACAACaatctttcttcttctattttctttgtGCACGAATGGCGGAGAAGAACTGAACTTCAGCAAGCATATCCATACATAAATAATCAGAGACCCGCAAACTCAGTTTTTGTGCTGCATTCTCCCACTTTCAGCACCAGCATAAGGATCGATTGTCACATTAATAACAGCAGGCTTCCTAGCAGAAAAAGATTCTGTAAGTGCAGATTTAAGTTCATCAGGTGTTCCAACAAGGTATCCTTTTCCTCCAAAGGCTTCAATTAGAAGATGATACGATGCACCAGGAACAAAAGATGTGGGTGCTGGATCTTCTTTATAAGGTCCAGTAATTTCTTCAGGGTTCCTTCTGTCACCACCATAAACTCCGCCATTATTGAAGACTATAACCACAACTGGGAGCTGGTAGCGAACTAGGGTCTGCAATACATAAATTACTCTGAATTAGGAGTGTAAATTGAACTTTAAAAGAAAGTGAACCAAGAAATATATGGGAGCCAACGGTGCCACAGTTAAGTTACTCTACATAACAAATGTAACTTGGAAGTAGAAGGAATGCCTTCACGAGCATGACTTTTCATTGTAAGGAGTGATCAATgctataatatttaaaaacaaatagtGAAAAAGATCATGGTAACCTTAAGAAACGAGGACCAATAATTGTATGAGAAGACCACCAAAGGCAACAAGAGAAAAAAGCTGTACGAGTGACACTACAGGGgtaaaaaaatagataagaaaAATCATGAATCACACCAGAACCGGTAAGTAGGGTATAGCACGAGATGGGTACTAGTAGTAGGAGGGATTATGGGCCCAACATCAAGAACCAGCACATCAAGGTAAGGGGCCTAGGTTCCAGTCATTATAACTGCTGATCAACTGTTGGTTGATTCAATGACCTGTTGAGCAGCTTTCTAGTATATGGAAAGTAATTGTACTGACTTATGACATCGAGTTAAGTTCCCTGATTTTGTATCACAAGTTTTAAGTGATCTTACTAACTTATGAGTCATGACACCACTGCATTACAGGCATCCAGTAGGTCAAGGCATCACTTCCTAATGACTCTCTTCTCAACCTGTCAGCTGAGCTGGAAAGCAATTCAGATTAAGGGCATTCAAATCCACTCCACATCATGTGATCAAAAAATGAGTTGGGTTTTAACTTAATGTGGTAGCGGAGGACCTATGAATATTCAACCCCTAAGTCTGCAAGATATGGTACAGTACATATTTGTATTTAGTGGTTCATTATAGTTTAAGATGTGTCAGAAATTCCATAAGAGAGATATTAGTGAACTACTCAGATATCATTACAGTTATTCCACTTAGATATCATTCCTGAAAACCAATGAACTACTCAGAAAGATAGAACCTGATGTTTGACAATTAAATCTTACTAACCCCTGAAATTGCCAGTAATGAAACTACATAAGAATCCGTAATCCACAATAATGAGGGAGGACATCAAATGCCTAGAGCAGTTCTCTAAGAAGCAGAAAATATAGAATATTGAGCTTCATCAGAGCCTAAGCTTAAGCACTGATCAGTTCAACTCTATTATATGAGAAAAATCTATTCAATTGGGCTTAATTATTACTCGCAAACGTAAATGATTTACTAAATGAGACATTAGACAGACTAACAAGAAACAAGATAATGAAGAAGTTCTCTGATAACCAAGAAAGAAAGGAATCATATGTCGAAGATCAGCAATGCTATTCTAGGTAACAACTAAAGTCAATCAGATCCTATTAATAGAGTATATAGTGGGAAAAAACACATGAAATAGAGAAAGACAACAGACCTCAACTTCCATGGCACTGAAGCCAAATCCAGAGTCCCCTTCAACAGCTACTACAAGCCTTTCAGGTGAAGCAGCAGCAGCTGCAATGCAGTACCCCAGACCAACTCCCATTGTCCCCCACGTCCCTGCATCCAACCGGGTCCTTGGCTCGGTCTGAACTAATACTGATCGCCCCACATCCATAGTATTGGCTCCTTCGGAGACAACAATTGGAGCAGGACTGCCCAATTGCAGTATTGCATCTCTAATAATTCTCATTGGTGTCATAAAATTAAATGGCACGACGTCCTTTGCCAGTTGTGCCTCCATTTTCGAAACATTTTCCTTGCTCTTCTTTGATAATGCCTCAACCCAAGGATGAGACTTCCCTAAACAAAAAGGGTCATCCTTAATCTCCTTGTGTATCATCTCAACAACCTTAGTAGCATCACCAACCAACCCTAAACATGGTTTCCTAAGCTCAATCTCCTCCTTATCTACATCAACTAAGATAAACTTCACATCCTTAGACCACTTTGGTGGCTCTCCAAAATGCAAAAGCCAATTAAGCCTTGCGCCAACTATCAACGCCACATCACACTTTCCAATAGCCAGTGACCTTGCAGCAGTAGCAGCTAGCTCATGATTATCAGGCAACAAACCCTTCCCCATTGGTGTTGGCAAAAAGGGTATTCCAGTACGCTCAACTAAATTCTTCAAAGCATTTTCAGCTCTAGAAAATGCAGCCCCTTTTCCAAACACAATCAAAGGCCTCTCCGCTTTCCTCAACAAAGCAGCCGCCTTTTCAATTTCTGAATGTTGAACAATGGGTTTAGCAATGAGCTCTTTATTCCTGCAACTCTCAGCATCATCGATCAATTTCTGTGCTTCAGTGTCACTAATTGTTTGATGAAGCACATCAGTAGGAAGATCCAAATAACAACCACCTGGCCTGCCAGAGACTGCCCAATCCAAAACACTGAAAACACAGCTGGGGATTTTCGTTATATCAGTTGCTTTAGCTGAGTACTTAGAGAAGGGTTTCACAGCCTCAATTTGATCTAATTCTTGAAAATCGCCACGACCCATTTCTTTCTGATCAGATGACCCAGAAATCAGAACCATGGGCCAGGTATTAACGGTTGCATTGGAAAGCCCAGCGAGGCCATGAACGCAACCTGGACCAGAGACGGTGAGAAGAATTCCGGGTCGCCCGGTAAGATAACCATAAGCAGAAGCAGCGTAACCGGCAGATTGTTCATTGTGGAAAGCAATAAACCGGATACCGAGTCCGACCGACCGGTTCGCAAGGGAAGTAACGGGTATCCCGACAACCCCGAACATCCGGTCGACGCCGGCACGTGCAAGGCACATGGCAACAAAAGTGTTTCCGTCGACAGTAGATAGGGTTTGGTGATTGGAATCAGACATTTTAAGTAAGTTTTAGAAACAGAGGACTCTTTTCAGTGATGGATTTTACAGGGAAGATCAATTGGATACTTTTATTATCTAAAGAAAGGGCAGACGTGTTCGCTTATATATAGggattttatttatgtttaatattaCAATATTAGTTTCTGCCTACCCCAGATACTGATATGGCGGCCTGAGGTTGTCGGAGGCAGTGATTGAAACGACGAAATTGGTTTTGTCTACTCGTTCAAAACTTTTATTCTATATTAGtcgttcattttattttattaaacaaaaaaaattttgtaattaattattttagagtGTTTACGTTTATTTATAGTCTTTTTAAAgattaaattagtaaaattgtaagttttgattttctaatgtgtataaaaagtaaaatatgttattactccaagaattatgataaatttattgtatGCATAATTTCAAGGGGGTATGAACTTTACTGAATAACTATGTATCTactaatttgatatttatcatgGTGGTCTTTGGGATGATATCTCAACTCTATAAATAAAGATATCATATACCTTTTGTGGAACACattttgaataagaagaaaagagagctatttatttctctttatgattatatcattataagcttatattttataacaaaatgatcaaataatatgAAACGAAAAGGAAGGATTTTGTTGTCCGCTTGCAAAATGGGAAATTCTCGGTTTTACAGAAATTGTGATGGTGCATGTCAAGTTGGCTTTGAGGTCTCAAAATGAGAAAGTGGGACATGTTCATGCTCTatcgaagaaaaaaaaatatcccgGGGAAGTAGGTCTATTATCTTATCTTTTTCTTGAAGGTTTCTAACCCCCATTTTATGCCAGCTTTTCTTCATATATGTTGGATtatcaatgtaaatgtaaatgtAAATTAATCGAAGAAAGCTTGCTTAGAAGTCGGTCCAAAATAGGAGTCGAGAGGTTGATATGTGACCCAACTAGATGAAAGCACTTCAATCAATATCAATAGGTACAAACCAGGCAACATCTGcataattataacttttttcaGTCAAATAAAACACATCACAGTAATTTCGTGTTGCTTAGTTGAGTACAATTCTAGATGTAATGCTGTGTTAGATACACATTTTGGTCCTCACATCGGTAGGGTAAGGGACCTCGGATTCGTTATGTGGAGAAATTCTCTGCCTAAAGAGGAACTTTACCTTCAAATGCACACAAAAAAAAGTCAGAATATTAGTATCATAAGTTATGAAAGTTTTGCTTATAAACATTTTGGACTAAAATACAAAGCCAAAATTGGCATCTAGTCTACTTACAGTTTCTTCTAAACCCCCAAAACCAGACTGGTTAACTACTTGAAAATGTCACTGGAATTGATACATCTATCACAAGAAAGAacggaaaagaagaaaaacacgGGTTTTGATGATCAGATATCATCCACCAGAAGCCAGAATGAGATTTCTAGGACAATACTCTAAAACCAAAACACAAGgcaatagataaaaaaaaactaacatctTCGTATTAGGCTCCATCTTCATCTGATTTACTCTTAGGCAAAGGCAATTGCCCTTCGTTTCGGTCTTCTTCTTCACCCACATGATCAGGTGGAGGGGCTTGCTCCTCTCTTTCACTATTTTCAGGGCGGAAGTTAATAGGGAACTTCGTTACTCTAGGTTTGTCCgttaatatatttctttgaacCCTATCAATTAGGACTTTCTGTGGAGGCTCTTCTCTCAACTGctcatcatcataatcattGTTCACATAGTACCCAACTCGTACAAATTCCTGTCCCAAATATGAGCAGGTTAACAAGAGGACAGTAACACCAATAATGTCTTCTTCACGAATTTTCAAAGGATCTGGAGGGTCCGCCTAGCATCAAAGTTCggaaaatataacataaattcaATAAGGCAGACAAAGCAGTAGTACCACAACGGACAAATGGAATCCAGGAGATAATACCTGCAAGACAAAGCGGTAATTTCCTACATTTACAGGGCCAACAAGAACGCTTTCTAAAACTTGGTCATATGTCTCATCCTCGGCAGATCCCACATAAATGAGCTTCCATTCCAAATCTGCATGAGCATATGACAAAGAGATTAATGGATGCCaccaaaatcaaataaatcatacttacaacaacatcaacagAAACAACTAAGGCTCAATTCCAAACTAATTAGGGTCAGCTACATAAATCCTCACTAACCATGTGAAACACTTGGTAGTGTAAATCTTGAAAAACAGCCAATATGTATCTggctttaaaaaaaagagagaagataaATTTGGTGGGAGAATTTCTATCTGCAACGAATATAGCTTCTAAAGGTTCAACCAACTTCTAGATCATTTTACTGAAATTTTGATCCTCAAAAGAGAAGAGAATTGTGGTACCACAACAAAATATTAAGTCCATTTTCTTCCATAGTTAACTACCTAAATAGTCTTAAAAGTTGGGAAAGATGGTTGACGTCTTAATAATCATTTGTCGTTCTGATTTAGAACCAAATAATTCCCAATCAGATTAGGAGGACAAACATCCACCTCTGATTTTGACTTAAGGGTTAAGTAAGCAACAGTACTACAGCATCATCTATCTGTTcttcgaattgatgatttgatgTCCAGCTAGTGGCAGATCACCAGTTCTCCGAGAGAAATTACTCATTTTATGGGCCATAATCTAATTCATCCCCTTCCATAGTTTTTCCATTCTCCACCAACTATCATGCCACTAGAGACCACTCCTATGAATTTTCTACAAATAAATCATACtgtgttttgtttttgtttacaGCTTAATTGACACTTAACTAGATGAACACCTGGATTAAAAGTTGTTTCCACCTTGTATCGGTATCTCATAAATTAAGCAAAAGGAAAGTATGTAAGGTAAAAAAAATCCTTCTTTTAATTTGAACCCACCCAATCAAAATTCCCTGAGGATAAAAACCTATAAATCCCAAATACAGTTTTCACCCAAATAAGCATTTTTATATCCCTCACAACAAGCCATTTCGCAAAGAACTTCCATCCGGATCCAGTCCCAAGTTTAATTGTAGTAAGTTACCGTCTAATCTCATCAACGAACCAAACAGCCCCAAAGGAAATATGCAAAATAGAATGGAGGACTCTTTAATGTATTAATGCTGCACATAAACATGCTATTAAGTATTATACTAAAAAATTCCTATAACATTATAAGAAAAATCTTTTTAACTGCAGGTCATCATGATAATAGTAGTATGCAGTATGTACTTATCAGTTCTAGAAATGGAAAACTTAAAGTTCCCATTCTTGAAGGTACTGCTGGAACTAacatcacacacacacacaccttgAACCAACTAGAAAGCATACTTTACAAGGACATGTCAAGATACTTCATTGCTTTTACGCACACATGCAAATATTCTAAAGATCATCAAGTTAGACCATTGATAATAAGTGCAATGGCATAAAAGCAATAGCTCAAAATGAGTTCATTCTTAAAACCAAATATCTACAATCAGAATTACAAACCATTTGGTTCAGAGGAGACATTCCTGGACAAAGGGAAAGACAAGGAACTACTATAGATTCTGCTCACAAGTGAAATGGAAGAATAAACAAGCTGGCTTGAAGTCTTGTCAGAAACTCTCTTTTTTATTCTAGaaatgattttataatttatacttCAAGTCTAGTATGACATGGAAAACCAAGATTCCCAGAAAACCATAGCATGATTATTTCATCGATCAAACTGGTATAGTTTGACTCACACAATAACCGTCCAGTAGTTTGATGATCAAAATTGGTCAATAACCTGAAAAATATGTTAGGTTTCCCCGGTGATCCATAGTCTCGGCTCAAGCCAGGTACCAAGTGTAATTAAGATTCCAACATGAATAACCCACAAAATTTACCAGCACCTAGGGTTGACTAATACCATGATTTCCGTTTGATTTACTATGAGCGTTTGTAAATACAAAACTTCGCTTACTTAAAGCTACCAATTACAGCAAGATATGAGCAAAGCCGGCCCATCGATGTTTTATGATTGGAAGAATCACCGCATTATTAAGAACCCTACATCAACCAAATTTAAGCACGACCTTTATGTATATGATGTAACCTGAAGTTTTAGCATGTGGCTTCTCAAGAATCACATGAACAGCAATTTAACCTAAGTTGCTTAGCTGATCTTACCAAAATTACTAATGGTGTTGTTTAGCAGTCATTTTAGCTGATCTAGTATAGCTAGCTAGGTCTACAAATTAAATCTTTTTCATTCGATTGTTAACTATCTTTGTAGAATTTCATCTAGCTCTAGCCCTAGCTTAGCTCTTAGTTCTTCCTCTGTTTACACTTCCTAGCTGTATTTTACCAAGTCCAGTTAGCGCAAATTCCAGATTGTATCATTATGTTTAAACTGAGATACCCCacacacaaaaatatttgtccCTTGGATTCATGTGGCATGAACAAACACTGGTAGAAATTAAAACAATCAGAAAATGAACAATctcatattataatataatagaaacaaAGATGTAAACAAGTTAGTCAAATCAACTGAAATAGGAATTTACACTGACAAGTCTGCCCCAATCAACTTTCTATATGAGAATAACCCTAATAAGTCAACATGCAAAAGAAAGCAAAAGAGTCAACTTTCCATATGAAAGTAACCCTAATAAGTAGTCATAGAGATACAACATGCAAACGAAagcaaaagaggagaaaagaagaagtACCATCTTGGAGAGTAGTGACACACTCGTAGGATATTTCAAACTGGAACGGGGACAAGAACGACGCCGGATTGTCTAATACGGCGACATTTGTAATGTTCACCGCACTCATATTGTATCAAAGCTGTAACTCTGGGCGGCGTTTGATCCAGCACAAGAAAAGTTTGGAATCTAAAATCTCCGTCGCAGAGACGGACTTGTTCTCACCGCCATAGCCAATAATTTTCAAGCAGAAAAGGCAACTGGTTATGGTTAGAACAACATGCCCAAACAAGGAAGCATtcgtttatttcaatttaattattttatactgTATGACCGGCTGTATCTCCTACTACCGGCTATAGCAGGTTTTTAATATTGGCGGGAGCTCTCACTTGGGTCATTCCCAGCTGTGGCACTTTGGCTTTTAGTTGAGTACAATTCTTACACCAtcatattttgtatttcaattaattataaaaatatgtcgtttcttttttataattcctacttctaattttaaaacaacaatattATAAGACACTATCAAGACATTTAACATACTATTAGTTAAATCCACAAGATTCAAATGAtccattttcttaatttctGTGTCAATTTAAAACCAATTAAACAGAGGGAGAGTTGTGaattctatatttatataatattttataaccaTCTTGATCATAGTAATTATCCACCTTTTAATTGTAGAGACATCATCTTAAGAAGTGAAATGAATACGAGCTTCCAGTTCTCCTTTTAGGGTAAGCCAACTGCAAATTTGAATCTGTGGGTAACAGTCTTTCTCTTTCCAGTAAGATACACAAGTGCAGACTCACACCTATGAGTATGGCAGTGTTTCAGCTTGTTAAAACAATCTGCCTGAATCCACTTTGTTTCCAACAATTGCACACCCACATAACTGTATAAAATTACACGAACATTGGGTCTCTATGCGGTATAGGATGGCGTCCCACTGTTCTGTACAGCATCGCGATCATAACCCAAAGAAGTTCAGCTCTTCCCCTGGTGTATGCAGCATCACAAAGTGATCACACACCACTCTGTCAACTATTCTATGTAGTAAGCATTAatacgtgtgtgtgtgtgagagagagagaaagagagaggagTGGGAAAGGGAGGTTCCTTGAGAATAAACTAATATTTACAACTATTTTTCAACCTTCACATCCATTTTTCTAATCTGAGTGCGGAACATGTCAGCTATATCTGCAGATGTGCTACATTCCTCAGGTTTTCTATCTGACAAACACCGGATGAACCTGGGGAATCTGACAGAAATACCACGCGATGGATGGACTAAACCAATAGCTGCGTGATGCACTGGTGACACTGTGAAGTCAGCACCCCTTATCACCCACACAACTTCTGGAGAAAACCACATATCCGGAACCTCTTCACTTCGGTAGTAGGGTGGCTTTTTCTGGCAGATCTTGTCCGCATCGAAGAAGTCTCTCATctgaaaaagtta
This window of the Solanum pennellii chromosome 2, SPENNV200 genome carries:
- the LOC107009418 gene encoding histone chaperone ASF1B-like isoform X1; translation: MSAVNITNVAVLDNPASFLSPFQFEISYECVTTLQDDLEWKLIYVGSAEDETYDQVLESVLVGPVNVGNYRFVLQADPPDPLKIREEDIIGVTVLLLTCSYLGQEFVRVGYYVNNDYDDEQLREEPPQKVLIDRVQRNILTDKPRVTKFPINFRPENSEREEQAPPPDHVGEEEDRNEGQLPLPKSKSDEDGA
- the LOC107011723 gene encoding 2-hydroxyacyl-CoA lyase, which encodes MSDSNHQTLSTVDGNTFVAMCLARAGVDRMFGVVGIPVTSLANRSVGLGIRFIAFHNEQSAGYAASAYGYLTGRPGILLTVSGPGCVHGLAGLSNATVNTWPMVLISGSSDQKEMGRGDFQELDQIEAVKPFSKYSAKATDITKIPSCVFSVLDWAVSGRPGGCYLDLPTDVLHQTISDTEAQKLIDDAESCRNKELIAKPIVQHSEIEKAAALLRKAERPLIVFGKGAAFSRAENALKNLVERTGIPFLPTPMGKGLLPDNHELAATAARSLAIGKCDVALIVGARLNWLLHFGEPPKWSKDVKFILVDVDKEEIELRKPCLGLVGDATKVVEMIHKEIKDDPFCLGKSHPWVEALSKKSKENVSKMEAQLAKDVVPFNFMTPMRIIRDAILQLGSPAPIVVSEGANTMDVGRSVLVQTEPRTRLDAGTWGTMGVGLGYCIAAAAASPERLVVAVEGDSGFGFSAMEVETLVRYQLPVVVIVFNNGGVYGGDRRNPEEITGPYKEDPAPTSFVPGASYHLLIEAFGGKGYLVGTPDELKSALTESFSARKPAVINVTIDPYAGAESGRMQHKN
- the LOC107009418 gene encoding histone chaperone ASF1B-like isoform X2 produces the protein MSAVNITNVAVLDNPASFLSPFQFEISYECVTTLQDDLEWKLIYVGSAEDETYDQVLESVLVGPVNVGNYRFVLQEFVRVGYYVNNDYDDEQLREEPPQKVLIDRVQRNILTDKPRVTKFPINFRPENSEREEQAPPPDHVGEEEDRNEGQLPLPKSKSDEDGA